The Acidicapsa acidisoli genome contains a region encoding:
- a CDS encoding reverse transcriptase family protein has translation MNDWEFVARASLRECADPLSQGQTRWSIPLSTQAPNPLLLIALARSILAGEPSVDEIVLRCSQTLGRKWRWLTPLARRYRENFENKLRPRRQEVLDFLKRDHGLHRALARYPELSVADLLAAPQRMQPVPSAVNWSIPAIESVRSLADWLHLSVSELEWFANLKGLGPKHGSVNGAANSASRLCHYHYRVVGKNSGGLRLIESPKQHLKIIQRQILTKILDNIPIHPTGHGFVKGRSIKTFAAPHAGRRVVLRMDLQDFFPSFTACRIQTIFRTAGYPESVADLLGGICTNAAPRSIWSESSPELGTKLNRSEIAEAIRLYSRPHLPQGAPTSPALANICTYHLDCRLNGLAQSCGATYTRYADDLAFSGGEVFEKCLPRFAIQAAAILAEEGFRVHHRKTRLMRQGVRQYLAGLVVNKHVNLVRGDFDRLKAILHNCIRNGPESQNRESRPQFQLHLEGRVSFVEMIHPAKGKRLRKLFQQIQWK, from the coding sequence GTGAATGACTGGGAATTCGTCGCGCGAGCCTCGCTGCGCGAATGCGCAGATCCGCTCTCGCAAGGACAGACTCGTTGGAGCATTCCACTGTCAACTCAAGCGCCCAATCCGCTGCTGCTGATTGCGCTGGCAAGGTCGATCCTCGCCGGTGAGCCTTCCGTCGACGAAATCGTCCTCCGTTGCAGCCAGACCCTCGGCAGGAAATGGCGCTGGCTGACGCCCCTGGCGCGCAGATACCGCGAGAACTTCGAAAACAAGCTCCGGCCAAGACGTCAGGAGGTCCTGGACTTCCTGAAACGCGATCACGGCCTACATCGCGCCCTCGCACGATATCCCGAGCTATCCGTAGCCGACTTGCTCGCCGCGCCCCAACGGATGCAACCCGTCCCATCCGCCGTAAACTGGAGCATCCCCGCCATCGAATCCGTGAGATCCCTCGCCGACTGGCTTCATCTCAGCGTCTCGGAGTTGGAATGGTTCGCCAATCTGAAAGGGCTCGGACCGAAACATGGCTCCGTCAACGGTGCCGCGAACAGCGCTTCCCGCCTATGTCATTATCACTATCGAGTCGTTGGCAAGAACTCGGGCGGACTTCGGCTCATCGAATCGCCAAAGCAGCATCTTAAGATTATCCAGCGCCAGATTCTCACCAAAATCCTCGACAACATCCCCATTCATCCGACGGGGCACGGATTCGTCAAAGGGCGTTCCATCAAGACGTTTGCCGCCCCTCACGCGGGCCGGAGAGTGGTTCTCCGTATGGATTTGCAGGATTTTTTCCCATCCTTCACAGCCTGCAGAATTCAGACCATCTTTCGCACCGCAGGCTATCCCGAGTCCGTCGCCGACCTGCTGGGCGGCATCTGCACCAACGCCGCACCGCGTAGCATTTGGTCTGAGAGCAGCCCGGAGCTCGGCACGAAGCTGAATCGTTCAGAGATAGCCGAAGCCATACGGCTCTATTCCCGCCCTCATCTTCCTCAGGGGGCGCCCACATCGCCGGCGCTTGCGAACATCTGTACGTACCACCTCGATTGCCGCCTAAATGGCCTTGCGCAGTCATGCGGCGCAACTTATACCCGCTATGCCGACGACCTGGCATTCTCCGGCGGCGAAGTCTTCGAGAAATGCCTGCCGCGTTTTGCCATCCAAGCCGCCGCAATCCTTGCCGAGGAAGGCTTTCGCGTCCATCATCGGAAGACGCGCCTCATGCGCCAGGGCGTCCGCCAATATCTTGCCGGCCTCGTTGTAAATAAGCACGTCAATCTGGTGCGCGGCGACTTCGACCGCCTCAAAGCGATCCTCCATAACTGCATCCGCAATGGTCCGGAAAGTCAGAACCGAGAATCCCGTCCCCAGTTCCAACTCCATCTAGAGGGACGCGTCAGCTTCGTAGAAATGATCCATCCCGCCAAAGGCAAGCGTCTGCGTAAATTATTCCAACAAATTCAATGGAAGTGA
- a CDS encoding ATP-binding protein, translating into MVSALAVKRLLRILASTCMIAAITWIAYILHAKAFIAGFLYLLLVLPIAFLWGFVEATIASILAVSCLDYFFTQPLLNFYMSDPQDLFALAAFETVVLFISRLAARLRRQALETAEHQASAARLYAMSKELLFIDRGEPVGPQLALLIADVFDAATVAIWNAQSAKLDAAGTQGITEDEMRAAHLRESPQDDHKSGKLLRPLSLRSRRLGTLCLVSGPNNRIDGRSADAIASLAAIAMERERAFLAESSAEASRQSEQLRSAVLDGLAHAFKTPLATIQAASSGLVEIGRLSAVEEELVAAIQTETQHLTDLTTQALQTARLEDKQLKVNKERILVETFLHTDWSQFAHGLKGHPLKIEAPDKGCSVWADPRLLQMALSQFLDNASKYAEPASPIRLCAAVTDSETVFSVHNRGSYIFPEEGEKIFQRFYRSPDSRYRAPGTGIGLTVAKQIVEAHLGHVWMESDVHSGTTFYMGLPHIHREVR; encoded by the coding sequence ATGGTTTCCGCACTCGCAGTAAAGCGGCTATTACGAATCCTGGCGTCTACGTGTATGATCGCGGCGATCACGTGGATCGCCTATATCCTGCATGCGAAGGCCTTCATTGCGGGATTCCTATACCTCCTTCTCGTTTTGCCGATTGCATTTCTGTGGGGCTTTGTTGAAGCGACGATCGCATCGATCCTTGCGGTTTCCTGTCTGGATTATTTCTTTACTCAGCCTCTGCTCAACTTTTACATGTCGGACCCGCAGGACCTGTTTGCCCTGGCGGCCTTTGAGACGGTTGTATTGTTCATCAGCCGCCTGGCGGCCCGGTTGCGGAGACAGGCTTTGGAGACAGCGGAGCATCAGGCCAGCGCCGCCCGGCTTTACGCGATGAGCAAGGAGCTGCTTTTTATCGATCGGGGAGAACCGGTCGGCCCGCAGCTCGCACTACTGATTGCCGATGTCTTCGATGCTGCAACCGTAGCAATCTGGAACGCTCAGAGTGCGAAGCTGGATGCGGCGGGAACGCAGGGCATCACGGAAGACGAGATGAGAGCGGCCCATCTGCGCGAAAGCCCGCAGGACGATCACAAATCGGGCAAGCTCCTTCGCCCGCTCTCGCTCAGATCACGAAGGCTCGGGACTCTCTGCCTAGTGAGCGGTCCGAATAACAGGATCGATGGGCGAAGCGCGGACGCGATTGCTTCCCTGGCCGCCATCGCTATGGAGCGGGAGCGCGCGTTTCTGGCAGAGAGCAGCGCCGAGGCGTCACGACAGAGCGAGCAGCTTCGTTCCGCTGTTCTGGACGGGCTGGCGCATGCATTCAAAACACCGCTTGCCACAATTCAGGCAGCTAGCTCCGGTCTTGTCGAAATCGGGAGGTTATCTGCGGTCGAAGAGGAGCTCGTTGCTGCGATTCAAACAGAGACGCAGCATCTCACGGATTTGACGACCCAGGCGTTGCAGACCGCAAGACTGGAAGACAAGCAGCTCAAGGTCAACAAAGAGCGCATACTCGTCGAGACATTCCTCCACACGGACTGGTCACAATTTGCGCACGGGCTGAAGGGTCATCCATTGAAAATTGAAGCACCGGATAAAGGCTGCTCGGTTTGGGCCGACCCCAGGCTGTTGCAGATGGCGCTGTCGCAGTTCCTCGATAACGCGTCTAAATATGCCGAGCCGGCATCGCCGATTCGATTGTGCGCGGCGGTTACGGACTCGGAGACGGTGTTCAGTGTTCATAACCGGGGTTCGTACATCTTTCCGGAAGAAGGGGAAAAGATCTTTCAGCGCTTCTACCGTTCCCCGGACTCGCGTTATCGTGCGCCGGGGACGGGCATCGGTTTGACCGTCGCGAAACAGATCGTGGAAGCTCATCTAGGCCACGTCTGGATGGAAAGCGATGTGCACAGCGGAACTACGTTTTATATGGGTTTGCCACACATTCATCGGGAGGTGCGATGA
- a CDS encoding DoxX family protein has product MVTIGKPGRFLFAISIAAFGVQNIIWARTGGTVMRMIPWLPSMPLLVYLTGIAFLVIGICMTVNLRTRLAAILLGILFLLSEIFLQIPRAAASLLDLSLRTVVFEVFSLCASALFLAGMLPAQIRFVDRWQGARRGLILSGRVFLAVSSVVFGISHFLIPSFIATLIPPWIPGPGLFWAYFTGIAFVAAGISIATNWMGSWAAAMLGTMFLLWFLLLHLPRIMSYPRSHDPAEWSSAFIALGLCGGSWIAASALSSKRLNAFTGGSI; this is encoded by the coding sequence TTGGTCACGATAGGTAAGCCTGGCAGGTTTCTCTTTGCTATCTCCATTGCGGCATTCGGTGTTCAAAATATTATCTGGGCTCGCACCGGCGGGACAGTGATGCGGATGATTCCCTGGCTTCCGAGTATGCCGCTGCTGGTATATCTCACGGGTATCGCATTCCTTGTTATAGGAATCTGCATGACGGTCAACCTGAGAACCCGGCTTGCTGCAATTCTATTGGGCATTTTGTTTCTTCTTAGCGAAATCTTCCTTCAGATACCCAGGGCAGCCGCGAGCCTGCTGGATCTCAGCCTCCGCACGGTAGTTTTTGAGGTTTTCAGCCTGTGTGCGTCGGCTTTGTTCCTGGCGGGAATGCTACCGGCACAAATCAGATTCGTGGACCGCTGGCAAGGTGCGCGGAGGGGTTTGATCCTGTCGGGCCGTGTCTTTCTGGCGGTGTCTTCTGTTGTCTTCGGCATCAGCCACTTTCTGATTCCGAGCTTTATCGCCACTCTTATACCGCCGTGGATTCCGGGACCGGGATTATTCTGGGCATATTTCACAGGGATCGCCTTTGTTGCGGCGGGTATCAGCATTGCGACCAATTGGATGGGCAGTTGGGCAGCGGCGATGCTTGGAACGATGTTTCTTCTTTGGTTCCTGCTGTTGCATTTGCCGCGAATCATGAGTTATCCGCGTTCGCACGATCCGGCGGAGTGGTCGAGCGCCTTTATTGCGCTTGGTCTTTGCGGAGGGTCGTGGATTGCAGCGAGTGCGCTATCCAGTAAGCGGCTGAATGCATTCACCGGAGGCTCGATCTAG
- a CDS encoding dihydrodipicolinate synthase family protein, translating into MKWQGVLPAMTTCFDEELKVDHAFMTRHASWMLDSGCTGIVSLGSLGEAATLNFDEKIAILKNMVATANGRAPIVAAISALSTVEAVSLAKAAADCGCEGLMVLPPYVYLGDWREMKAHVAAIFEATPLSCMLYNNPVAYGTDFLPEQIHELASEHPNMQAVKESSTDVRRIAAIRAIEDGRLQILVGVDDLIVEGIAAGATGWIAGLVNALPVESVALFDLATQGRARECTGEAFELYRWFLPLLRMDTVPKFIQLIKLVQQEVGEGSARVRPPRLELTGSELNAACAVIRAAIENRPSLMAKVE; encoded by the coding sequence ATGAAATGGCAAGGCGTATTGCCCGCGATGACGACCTGCTTTGATGAAGAGCTGAAGGTCGATCACGCCTTCATGACGAGACATGCAAGTTGGATGCTAGACAGCGGCTGCACGGGAATTGTTTCGCTAGGTTCTCTGGGCGAAGCGGCGACGCTCAACTTTGATGAGAAGATCGCGATCCTGAAGAACATGGTCGCCACCGCGAACGGACGCGCGCCGATCGTCGCGGCGATTTCCGCGCTGTCGACTGTGGAAGCGGTATCGCTGGCAAAGGCTGCGGCGGATTGCGGATGCGAGGGACTGATGGTGCTGCCGCCTTATGTCTACCTCGGAGACTGGCGGGAGATGAAGGCGCATGTGGCCGCAATCTTTGAAGCCACGCCGCTCTCGTGCATGCTCTATAACAATCCTGTCGCTTACGGAACGGATTTTCTTCCTGAGCAGATTCACGAGCTGGCGTCTGAACACCCTAACATGCAGGCCGTGAAGGAATCGAGCACGGATGTGCGGCGTATTGCGGCGATTCGCGCGATTGAGGATGGACGTTTGCAGATTCTGGTCGGCGTGGATGACCTGATCGTCGAAGGGATCGCTGCCGGCGCGACGGGATGGATTGCGGGACTTGTAAATGCTCTGCCTGTCGAGTCTGTCGCGCTCTTTGATCTTGCTACTCAGGGACGCGCCAGGGAATGCACTGGGGAAGCCTTTGAACTTTACCGATGGTTTCTGCCGTTGTTGCGTATGGACACGGTGCCGAAGTTCATCCAGTTGATCAAGCTGGTTCAACAGGAGGTGGGTGAAGGGAGCGCGCGTGTTCGACCACCACGTCTTGAACTAACAGGGAGCGAGTTGAATGCCGCGTGTGCAGTGATTCGTGCAGCGATTGAGAACCGGCCAAGCCTTATGGCCAAGGTTGAATAG
- a CDS encoding NAD(P)/FAD-dependent oxidoreductase, which yields MRTSYDAVVIGAGIVGAACAMEFAIEGMSVAVVERDVVAGGATGAAMGHVVVMDDSPAQFALTHYSQSLWHELAPELPLDVEYYRPGTIWVAADEEEWAEVCRKREFYSAHGVAAELLDAKLLAAAEPNLRRSFLGGLLMPADAVLNPSRGAAYLLDKAKQQRAGVDVFLGQTVISAGDGVVSLRDGTRIHSPVIVNATGAVAPELMPGIAVRKRKGHLMITDPCPGFANHQLVELGYLKSAHTSEMDSVAFNVQPRRNGQLLIGSSRQFDSEDPAVEQHMLDAIMDRARLYMPEIGSLKVLRAWTGFRAATPDKLPLIGPSEDPTVLLATGHEGLGITTSLATARLLVDFIAGRRTSTPIDPYLPSRMTKDSSSVGND from the coding sequence GTGAGGACGAGTTACGACGCGGTTGTCATCGGCGCGGGTATCGTCGGCGCAGCGTGCGCGATGGAGTTTGCGATTGAGGGCATGAGTGTCGCCGTGGTTGAGCGAGATGTTGTTGCCGGGGGTGCTACGGGCGCGGCGATGGGGCATGTTGTGGTAATGGACGATTCGCCGGCGCAATTTGCGCTCACACACTACTCGCAATCTCTCTGGCATGAGCTTGCTCCGGAACTGCCACTGGACGTCGAATACTATCGGCCGGGAACAATCTGGGTAGCGGCTGACGAGGAAGAGTGGGCTGAGGTTTGCCGGAAGCGGGAGTTCTATTCGGCGCATGGCGTTGCAGCGGAGTTGCTTGATGCAAAGCTCCTCGCCGCGGCTGAGCCAAATCTGCGGCGCTCCTTCCTGGGTGGCCTTCTTATGCCTGCTGACGCAGTTCTGAATCCGTCGCGTGGGGCAGCTTATCTTCTGGACAAAGCAAAACAGCAGCGGGCTGGAGTGGATGTTTTTCTCGGTCAGACGGTAATTTCGGCTGGGGATGGCGTTGTGTCATTACGGGACGGAACCCGGATTCATTCGCCGGTCATTGTCAACGCGACTGGCGCGGTTGCGCCTGAGCTGATGCCGGGGATTGCGGTGCGAAAACGCAAGGGCCATCTGATGATTACCGATCCTTGTCCGGGGTTTGCCAATCATCAGTTGGTGGAGCTGGGCTACCTGAAGAGTGCGCATACTTCCGAGATGGATTCGGTTGCTTTCAATGTGCAGCCACGCAGGAACGGACAGTTGCTGATTGGGTCGTCACGGCAGTTTGATTCGGAGGACCCAGCTGTTGAGCAGCACATGCTGGATGCGATCATGGACCGGGCACGGCTGTATATGCCGGAGATTGGTTCGCTGAAGGTGTTGCGGGCGTGGACGGGTTTTCGCGCGGCAACGCCGGACAAGCTGCCGCTGATTGGACCAAGCGAAGATCCGACGGTGCTTCTCGCCACTGGACATGAGGGTTTGGGCATCACGACATCGCTGGCGACTGCGCGGTTGCTTGTCGATTTTATTGCGGGAAGACGGACCTCGACCCCGATTGACCCTTATCTGCCGAGCCGGATGACGAAAGACTCTTCCAGTGTGGGAAATGATTAA
- a CDS encoding proline racemase family protein has product MKLIRDIRRISFLDSHTEGEPTRLVLAGGPDLGAGPIAARLERFRREQDEFRSMVVNEPRGSDVIVGALLCEPVDASCAAGVIYFNNVGYLGMCGHGTIGLVGSLAYLGRISAGVHRIETPVGVVSATLHPGGKVTVGNVPAYRFLRGVSVEVPGHGRVTGDVAWGGNWFFLVEDHGKELSLRYAEELTEFAWSIRQVLAAAGVTGADGAEVDHVELFSHWDSGDADSTNFVLCPGKTYDRSPCGTGTSAKLACLYADGKLAPGEVWRQRGILGGVFEGSFRVQGDAILPSITGSAYVTAEGSLLVDPEDPFRVGIGK; this is encoded by the coding sequence GTGAAGCTTATCCGCGATATACGCCGAATTTCGTTTCTCGATTCGCATACCGAGGGCGAGCCAACGAGGCTTGTGCTTGCAGGAGGCCCCGATCTTGGCGCGGGCCCGATTGCTGCGCGGCTGGAGCGGTTTCGGCGGGAACAGGATGAGTTTCGCTCGATGGTAGTCAATGAGCCGCGCGGTTCGGATGTGATTGTAGGTGCGCTGCTTTGCGAGCCAGTCGATGCGAGCTGCGCGGCTGGAGTGATCTACTTCAACAACGTGGGATATCTGGGCATGTGTGGCCATGGCACGATCGGATTGGTCGGTTCGCTGGCTTATCTGGGGCGAATTTCGGCTGGAGTGCACCGCATTGAGACGCCGGTGGGTGTGGTGTCGGCGACTCTGCACCCTGGCGGCAAGGTCACGGTGGGGAATGTTCCGGCGTATCGATTCCTGCGCGGTGTTTCGGTTGAGGTTCCGGGACATGGGAGGGTGACGGGCGATGTTGCGTGGGGTGGAAACTGGTTCTTTCTGGTGGAAGACCACGGCAAGGAGTTATCGCTCCGATATGCCGAGGAATTGACAGAATTCGCGTGGAGTATTCGGCAGGTTCTGGCTGCTGCGGGGGTGACTGGGGCGGACGGCGCCGAGGTCGATCACGTGGAGTTGTTCAGCCATTGGGATAGTGGCGATGCCGACAGCACGAATTTCGTTCTGTGCCCCGGCAAGACTTACGACCGCTCGCCCTGCGGGACGGGTACTAGCGCGAAGCTGGCTTGCCTTTACGCAGACGGGAAGCTTGCGCCGGGCGAGGTTTGGAGGCAGCGCGGTATTCTTGGCGGGGTCTTTGAGGGAAGCTTCCGAGTGCAGGGTGATGCAATCCTGCCGAGCATTACCGGTTCGGCTTATGTGACGGCAGAGGGCTCGCTGCTGGTTGACCCTGAAGATCCATTTCGCGTGGGGATTGGCAAGTGA
- a CDS encoding Gfo/Idh/MocA family protein, whose product MRNTVRWGVLSTANIGLKKVIPGMQQGQQTSVTAIASRDLAKAQEAAAALGIAKVYGSYEELLEDPEIDAIYNPLPNQLHVPWTIKAAEAGKHVLCEKPISLTAAEAETLLAVRARTGVKIGEAFMIRSYPQWLRVRELLDEGRIGELRSIMGCFSYFNVDPANIRNIVESGGGGLMDIGCYMIHASRYAFAQEPDRVVGLVDRDPVMQTDRLTSAMLDFEGGQSIFTCSTQLVPYQRIHFLGTRGRIELEIPFNAPPDRPTRLFIDSGKDVFGGGITTETFPVCDQYTLQGDAFSKAILEDTEVPVSVEDAIGNMAVIEAIFASGASGQWEAPNRFKNQHP is encoded by the coding sequence ATGAGGAACACAGTCCGCTGGGGAGTACTCAGCACCGCAAATATCGGTCTCAAAAAAGTCATCCCTGGAATGCAGCAGGGCCAGCAGACGAGCGTCACGGCCATCGCGTCGCGCGATCTTGCAAAGGCTCAGGAGGCGGCTGCCGCGCTGGGTATCGCCAAGGTGTATGGGTCTTATGAGGAGCTGCTTGAAGATCCCGAAATCGACGCCATTTACAATCCGCTGCCAAATCAACTGCATGTACCGTGGACGATCAAGGCGGCTGAGGCGGGCAAGCATGTTTTATGTGAAAAGCCGATCAGCCTGACAGCTGCCGAGGCGGAGACACTGCTGGCTGTTCGCGCGCGAACGGGTGTAAAGATCGGTGAGGCGTTCATGATTCGCAGCTATCCGCAATGGCTGCGCGTTCGGGAGTTGCTGGACGAAGGCCGCATCGGAGAGCTTCGCTCGATCATGGGGTGTTTCAGCTATTTCAACGTCGATCCAGCCAATATTCGGAATATCGTCGAATCCGGCGGCGGCGGTCTGATGGACATTGGTTGCTACATGATCCATGCGTCGCGCTACGCCTTTGCGCAGGAGCCGGATCGCGTGGTTGGGCTGGTCGATCGCGATCCCGTGATGCAGACGGACCGGCTAACCTCGGCGATGCTCGATTTTGAAGGCGGCCAGTCGATTTTCACCTGCAGTACGCAGCTGGTGCCTTATCAGCGCATTCACTTTCTTGGCACGCGAGGACGGATCGAGTTGGAGATCCCATTCAATGCTCCGCCGGATCGGCCTACCCGGCTCTTTATCGACAGTGGCAAGGATGTCTTCGGCGGCGGAATCACGACAGAGACCTTCCCTGTCTGCGATCAGTACACGCTGCAGGGAGACGCGTTCTCGAAGGCAATTCTCGAAGATACCGAAGTTCCTGTTTCTGTAGAGGACGCGATTGGAAATATGGCTGTGATTGAGGCTATCTTTGCATCGGGTGCTTCGGGGCAGTGGGAAGCGCCGAATCGATTCAAGAATCAGCACCCCTGA
- a CDS encoding retropepsin-like aspartic protease: MSRFFPRICAIVITAGFIAAALAAQTASKTASQIVPLSTPMELTHDKPFVMVSVNGKGPFRFVIDTGTGAEAFVTGELADELGLPVTGYVHLSDASKQGGQRVPLVMIQSLEVAGVVFRDVKAARHSLSDADGVCDGLLGFELFRDYLLTLDYPNHRMALSSGSLEPDGERSVLPFRMPDGIPIVPLHIGSLQIDAQIDSGGTGLSLPEKIASHLNFDNAPSLFGIGQSLSSRFELKAARLTSDLHFGNYIFLRPFVEINPAFPLANFGSSAMQNFTFTFDQKDALVRFESSQQIQHLSPTPTPVRMEMAPTYKPVDTSLVPVG; this comes from the coding sequence ATGTCCAGGTTCTTTCCCCGGATTTGTGCAATCGTGATAACTGCGGGCTTCATCGCCGCGGCACTGGCAGCCCAGACCGCATCTAAGACTGCTTCTCAGATCGTCCCGTTGTCGACCCCAATGGAACTGACCCATGACAAGCCGTTTGTCATGGTGTCGGTCAACGGCAAAGGTCCCTTCCGCTTCGTCATCGACACAGGAACCGGCGCCGAAGCATTCGTAACCGGGGAACTGGCCGACGAACTCGGGCTGCCTGTCACTGGCTATGTCCACCTGAGCGACGCCAGCAAACAAGGCGGACAAAGAGTGCCGCTGGTTATGATTCAATCCCTTGAGGTTGCCGGCGTCGTCTTCCGCGATGTCAAGGCCGCAAGACATTCTCTCAGCGACGCCGATGGCGTCTGCGACGGGTTGCTCGGGTTCGAGCTCTTTCGTGACTATCTCCTTACCCTGGATTATCCAAACCATCGCATGGCGCTCTCTTCCGGATCGCTGGAGCCGGACGGTGAGCGATCCGTCTTGCCCTTCCGCATGCCCGACGGCATCCCGATCGTCCCACTGCACATCGGATCGCTTCAGATTGACGCGCAAATCGACTCCGGCGGCACCGGACTCAGCCTTCCCGAGAAGATTGCCTCTCATCTCAACTTCGACAACGCGCCATCGCTCTTCGGCATTGGACAATCCCTCTCGTCGCGCTTCGAACTCAAAGCCGCCCGCCTTACTTCGGACCTCCACTTCGGTAACTACATATTCCTGCGGCCCTTCGTCGAGATCAATCCCGCTTTTCCGCTTGCAAACTTCGGCTCCAGCGCAATGCAGAACTTCACCTTCACCTTTGATCAAAAAGATGCGCTCGTACGCTTCGAGTCCAGCCAGCAGATACAGCACTTATCGCCTACACCGACACCAGTAAGAATGGAAATGGCGCCAACCTACAAACCCGTCGATACCTCGCTGGTGCCGGTGGGCTAG
- the pdxR gene encoding MocR-like pyridoxine biosynthesis transcription factor PdxR has protein sequence MNRTASGILPAIAVDRKSPSPLHKQIYDGFRSAILRRELRPGQRIPSSRELSVELRVSRFPVLNAYAQLLAEGYFESTVGSGTFVSSSLPEQRMSVLLPKASVQKPSGPRSVARGSLLYPAFDNHPAVRGWGAFGVHQPALDQFPFQLWSSLVARHSRNPHANAIHHINPLGTDRFREAIADYLRAARGVKCESNQIMVVSGSQQALDITARVLFDRGDPVWVEEPGYRLQRSVLMAAGCVPVPIPVDNEGMNVPAGIRARRKARAAFVTPSHQYPLGVTMSASRRLQLLNWAQSVGAWIIEDDYDSEYRYESLPIASLHGLDVNQRVIYIGTFSKVLFPSLRLGYIVIPPDLVERFVSVRHVMDIFPPYLYQEVLSDFINEGHFTRHIRRMRQTYGEKRTALVESLKAEFGHELEIHGAEAGMHLTMTLQSGLRDTEIAARAARERLWLWPLSPSYLGEKHQNGFILGFGSIPRDQIPGNVRRLRAIISSK, from the coding sequence GTGAACCGCACAGCGTCTGGCATCCTACCTGCGATAGCAGTCGACCGCAAATCCCCGAGTCCGTTGCATAAGCAGATCTATGACGGATTTCGTTCCGCAATCCTGCGGCGGGAGTTGCGCCCCGGCCAACGGATTCCGTCGAGCCGCGAACTCTCGGTTGAGCTACGGGTCTCCCGGTTTCCCGTTCTCAACGCATACGCGCAGCTGCTCGCCGAGGGATACTTCGAGAGCACCGTCGGCTCGGGTACATTCGTTTCGTCCTCATTGCCCGAACAGCGAATGTCGGTTTTGCTTCCAAAGGCTTCCGTTCAAAAACCTTCTGGTCCCCGCTCTGTAGCACGCGGTTCGCTTCTATATCCGGCATTCGATAATCACCCTGCAGTTCGCGGTTGGGGCGCCTTCGGCGTTCATCAGCCGGCACTCGATCAGTTTCCGTTCCAGTTATGGTCGAGCCTGGTCGCCCGCCACAGCCGCAACCCGCATGCGAATGCCATCCACCATATAAACCCGCTCGGAACAGACAGATTCCGCGAAGCGATCGCGGACTATCTCCGTGCCGCCCGGGGCGTAAAGTGCGAATCAAATCAGATCATGGTCGTCTCCGGTTCACAACAGGCGCTCGATATCACAGCGAGAGTGCTCTTCGATCGAGGCGATCCAGTCTGGGTCGAAGAACCGGGCTATCGCCTTCAGCGCAGCGTGCTCATGGCTGCAGGCTGCGTCCCCGTTCCAATACCGGTGGACAACGAAGGCATGAATGTGCCCGCCGGCATCCGTGCGCGCCGTAAGGCTCGAGCTGCATTCGTCACTCCCTCACACCAGTACCCTCTCGGAGTAACAATGAGTGCATCGCGCCGTCTCCAGCTCCTCAATTGGGCGCAGAGCGTGGGAGCCTGGATCATCGAAGATGACTACGACAGCGAATACCGGTACGAGAGCCTCCCTATCGCCTCCCTGCATGGCCTGGACGTGAACCAGCGCGTCATCTATATCGGAACCTTCAGCAAAGTTCTCTTTCCATCCCTTAGGCTTGGCTACATCGTGATTCCGCCCGATCTTGTGGAGCGTTTTGTCTCTGTGCGCCATGTCATGGATATCTTCCCCCCCTACCTCTACCAGGAAGTCCTCTCTGACTTCATCAATGAAGGACATTTCACGCGCCATATTCGCCGAATGCGCCAAACGTACGGCGAAAAGCGAACAGCCCTCGTCGAATCCCTCAAAGCCGAATTCGGGCATGAATTGGAGATTCACGGAGCGGAAGCCGGTATGCACCTGACTATGACGCTACAGAGCGGACTGCGCGACACTGAGATAGCAGCCAGAGCCGCCCGCGAACGGCTCTGGCTATGGCCGCTTTCTCCGTCTTATCTCGGCGAAAAACATCAAAACGGATTCATCCTCGGCTTCGGTAGTATCCCGCGTGACCAGATACCAGGCAACGTGCGCCGTCTCCGGGCGATCATTTCCTCTAAATGA